In one Candidatus Palauibacter australiensis genomic region, the following are encoded:
- a CDS encoding YbaN family protein — MKPSPDARHSRPAIASPAAQCPIDHEAAERAARALPGPVRRAVFLGVGSLSVSAGIIGIVVPLWPTTCFLLLAAWCFARSSPRAERWLYENRLFGRYLAAYRERGVISTRVRRGATIFLWSAILVSAVFAAGQLWLVALLLLVAALVTAHLYSLPGEG; from the coding sequence ATGAAACCGAGTCCAGACGCGCGACACAGCCGGCCCGCGATCGCTTCGCCGGCCGCCCAGTGCCCCATCGATCACGAGGCGGCCGAGCGCGCCGCGCGCGCATTGCCCGGCCCCGTGCGGCGGGCCGTCTTCCTGGGTGTGGGGAGCCTCAGCGTGAGCGCCGGCATCATCGGCATCGTGGTGCCGCTCTGGCCCACGACCTGCTTCCTCCTGCTCGCCGCGTGGTGCTTCGCCCGCAGTTCGCCCCGCGCCGAGCGCTGGCTGTACGAGAACCGCCTGTTCGGCCGCTACCTCGCCGCCTACCGCGAGCGCGGCGTCATCTCCACCCGCGTACGGCGCGGCGCGACGATCTTCTTGTGGAGCGCGATCCTCGTCTCGGCCGTGTTCGCCGCCGGCCAACTCTGGCTCGTCGCCCTCCTCCTCCTGGTCGCCGCCCTCGTCACCG